AGGCGAACTGCCGATCCAATTCGATGGATTTTGCATATGCCAGGACTGCATCTTCAATCGCGCCATTGTTGTAATAGACATTGCCCAGTTCGTTCCACACCTTCGCGTTGTTGATGTCCACTTCCATTTGAACATCGCCGGATGAATCGATGATGGTAACGGGATCCGCAGTGGCAGACGGGGATTTCTGGTTGTCCTGGTCATCCTCTGAAATCGAGAGTCCGTTTTCAGCGAGCAGATATTCCTCGTATGCCTTTTCGCGCGACTCCGTTGCTTCGGCATTCACTACAGAGTCTTTTTCGGCTTCCATGCTCAAGGTTTCGGGGATTTCAAGCGGTTCTTCCTCCGCCTCGTCAGATCCATCGGGATCCGCTGATTCGGCTTCGGGGGTAACTTCCACCTCGGTCGAATCCAGGACCGGTTCATCTTGAGCCTGTTCCTGCAATTCCACTTCGAGTGCCTCGATGTTCGGTTCTTCCTCAATTTCGGTGATCATCGGGTCCAACTCGAGCACGGGATCTGTAGATTCACTCACTTCCGAGTCTTGTTCGGGAGCAAGGGCTTCTTCAGTCTGCTGATCAACAACCGGGGCAGCCTGAACCGATTCAATAAGAATCTCTTCAGCGGGCTGGGCGGCTTCGACCATCAAAGGCAGGGTGTCTTCTTCGACAGCAGGCTCCTGACTTGGAACGGGGATATCTTCGAGCAAAAGCGGCTGGTTATCCTCGCCCGTCAAAGATCTGGAATCTGCTTCAGCGACGGGTTCCGCGCCCGAAGCGGGAATGTCTTCGAGCAGAAGCGGCTCGTTGGTCAGAGTCGCTGTCCCGACAACGGGGAAGGCGTCTGTATTGGTTTCGGTGACATCCGGGTACTGTGAGCCGACCTCGATCGTTGCGGCTTCATCCACGGGCGCTTCCGCAGCCGTTTGAGCGGACGCATCGGACGGAATATCATTTGCAGCATCCGGCATGATCGTGACCAATTCCATGCCATCGGGAACGGACGGAATCAGGTCGTTTGCTGGCATGGGAGCAGCAGCTGAATCGCTCTCGCCGACAGCTTCCATCCCCGAAGGAGCCTGCACGCAACCGGTATCGAGGCTGTCCGCATTTCGGAACGCATCGAGCGCAAGTTCGTATTGCTGGGTTTTCCGATACAACGTTCCAAGCCGGTTCCATGCCAGGGCTTTCGCGTCGTCATCCGGCAGGAGAGTGATCCCGCGCTGGAAGTTTTCGATTGCGTTCTCGTAATCGCCCATCATCATGTAAACGGTGCCGAGATTGCTGTACGCCCAGCCCAGGTCGGGATTCAATGCGATGGCGTTCTTGAAGGACTGGAGAGCCTCCTCGAGTTCGTTCGCCTCCATTTGCAGGTTCCCAAGCTCGATCCAGTTCTGCACATTGGCGGGATCCATCTCGAGGGATTTCTTGTACGCATCGATCTTCTCACGACTTTGATCCCGCTTGTCGAACACGTTCCCCAAGCGGATCCAGGGCGTGATGAAGCGATTATTGAACTCGATCGACTTTTCCTGGTAGGAAATCACTGCGCTGAAGATCTTGTTCAATTCTTCCCAAAACTCATAACTAGTCATCTTAACCTCCGTTGGTTAATTTACTCTGCCAAGCAGTTGCTCAGCAGGCTAAAACGAGCACGCGTCACAAGATTCACGCCCTCGTCATTTAAAACGACCGCTCTCTGGAAACATTCGATCGCCTTGTCATAATTGTTCAGTTTCCGGTAGGCATTGCCCATCAGGTTCATCGCCACGGCTTTTTCCTTGTTGTTCTTGAAATGATCGAGGCTCCTGGCATAAGGCGCAATCGCCTCCGCATACTTTCCCGAGAATGAAAGCGCCTTTCCGATGTTGAGGTGGATCCATCCATCGGATGGGTCGAGTTCGGCGGCTTTATTCAATGAAGTCAACGCCTCATTAAATGAACTGTTTTCGAGGAATGCCAGCCCAAGCTCCTTCCAAAACGCGGGGCTGGTCGAGGACTCGCCGATTTGGCAGGCTCCCATGCGATCCTGAATGCCGGATCTATCAGGGTCAAGTTCGGCTGCTTTGCGGAAACAGACTGCCGCCTTTTCGTAGTCGCCGACAGCCCGGTACGAATTTCCCAGGCCGTTGTAGACAACAGCCCTTTCTGTATTGGTTTTGAGCAATTGCGCGCTTTTGTTATACAGAAGGATCGCTTCAGAGAACCGGCCCTGCATCAGGCTGATCAGTCCCATGTTTGCGTACGGCATTCCAAAGGCAGGGTCTTTTTGGACCGCCTTGTTGTAGGAGATGATGGCTTCGCCGTAATTGCCTTTTCGAAAATGCTCGTTTCCGATCTCGTTCCAGGCGGGGGCGTCCACTTTGGATTCCGATCCGCTTTTTTCCATGGGGAGTTCATATTCGTTCATGTTTGTTTGCGCATCTGGCTGCATATCGACTCCTTTGATGGTTTCTCTTGCACCTGCCTCCGGGGCGGTACTTTCTCTTACCTTTAACCACGCCGGGGGTTCAACAACATTCAGTCTGAGTTCAAATCCCGGGGTGGTCTCTTCCGCTGTTTTCTGTTCAATCAGCTGAGGAGGGGCAATTACGAGATCTGATTCGGTTTTGGAAACCGTCACTGCTGTTGCGGCTTCAATCTCATGCGGCTGATTCCCGCGATTCTTTAAGTCGGCATTCTTGTATGCCTGAACCGCAAGATCATATTTGTTGACACGCCTGTATAGCTCACCCAATTCGTTCCAAATTTCCGCCCGTTCTTCCTCGTTATTAAGAAAATCCAGGCTTTTGGTCAGGAGAGTAATGGCCTCCTCAACCCGATCCAATTTTGCGAATAGGACCCCGAGGTTGTTGTAGGACCTTCCAAAGGTGCGGTCAACGCGGATCGCATTGCGGAAGGATTTTTCAGCGGAGGCTAGGTCGCCGGTATTGAGCTGAGCCATCCCAAGCTGATTCCAAGCCCTGCAATCCCGTTCATTGATGGACAGGATGCGCTGGTACGCTTTTATGGCGTCACGGTAGCGTTCCTGTTTGAGAAAGATCTTTGCCAATCCATTCCAGGGCTCGGCATAACTCCTGCTTATGTTTATGGACCTTTCGTATGCGGCAATCGCATCCTCCATGCGACCCATGATCGAATAGACATCACCCAACCCATTCCAGGGCTGCGCAAAGGTCGAGGTGAATTGAATGGACTTCCGATAGGATGTGATGGCGTCATCATAATAGCCGATGGCCTGGTACACGTTTCCAAGCCCATTCCAGGCAATGGAATCCTCCGGATTGCATTCGACTGCCTTCGAGAATGTCACGATCGCCTCGTCATTCCTGCCGATCTTTGCGCAAAGGTTGCCGAGGTTGTTCCAGGCAAAGATCTGGTTGGGCAGCAGCCGGATCGCCTGTTTGTAGGAATCGATGGCATGGTCGACCTTGCCCATGCCCGTATAAACAAAGGCGCGCGCATTGAGGCATTCCGCTTCAAGCCATTTATTATCCAACTTCACCGATAATTCGATGGCCTCTTCAAGCAGGGATTCCGCTTTTTCATACTCGCCCTTGCGCCAGTGAAGGATGCCAAGGGTCAAAAGCATGTTTGCCCGGATCGAGCTCGACTCCCCGCCGGCAGGCAGATCGGTCAGCAAAGATTCGCGGTAGGAAATCTTCTCGTCGGCGTCATCGATCTGGTCGTCATACTCCCCCGTCCCCTGCCAGATCGATTCGAGGGTTTGTGTGAGAATATGGTTCCGGCGGGGCGATTCAGTGAATTCGACGACCTGGGCGCGGAGACCCCAGAAATCCGGAGCAAGCCGCGCGAGTTTGATGATCTCATTCTGGGTCAGCCAGAAGATAATTCTTATATTGTTCTCGATGAAAAACTCGCGCAGCCCATTCAAATTACTGAAGAACGCAGACTGCGTCCCCGGGACCAGATGAGAGCCGCCCACGATAAAAATCGAGCCGGCCTTATCGTCAAAGCCATCCAGGATCTGGACGATATTATTGTGACTGTCCGATATTGGCAGCGGGATCGTTTTTTGCCCAAGATCGAAGAAGTGGTTATCGAGATCGGACTGTACATCCTGGCGCACGAATTCCGAACCGTAGATTGCGAACAGGATGCATGGCCGCCGCCAACGGATCGACAACTCCATCTCGCGGAGAATGCCTTCGATTCTGTCATCCAATCCTTCTGGAAGAAGGACTTCAGGATCGAATTCGTTAATCATGGACAAGTTTCCTCAAAACGGGATGGATATCACACCAGTTTTCGCCGTTGCGATACTCCAGAATCGCAAGTAACTGTAATAACGGGCGCATTTGTTCGCTGTACTCAAGCTTCTTATTCCGATAGATCTCTTTGAGTAACTTGACATCCCCCTTGTCCAGGATGCGCCGATATTCGTTCCGGATCTCGATGACCGCCCATTCAACATCCTCTGCGGCGATCCGTGCCGCATGCCTGCGGCGGGCACGCCCAATGGATGTCCGCATGATGCGCGCCATTTCGCGGAAGACACCGCCGCTGTATGTGATCGCAAGATCCAATGCCTCGGGCTCGCAAAGATCGGGCGACATACGCACGCTTACAAATCTCCTGAGGGTCTCGAAACCTTCACGATTCAAATCAAGTTCATTCATCCTGGTATGCAGGTTGATATTTGGCAGGAAAAGTGCCTGATCCCGAATCGAATCGAATTCCTTGCTGTAGAACAAAGCACTCGACACCG
This portion of the Anaerolineales bacterium genome encodes:
- a CDS encoding tetratricopeptide repeat protein, with the translated sequence MTSYEFWEELNKIFSAVISYQEKSIEFNNRFITPWIRLGNVFDKRDQSREKIDAYKKSLEMDPANVQNWIELGNLQMEANELEEALQSFKNAIALNPDLGWAYSNLGTVYMMMGDYENAIENFQRGITLLPDDDAKALAWNRLGTLYRKTQQYELALDAFRNADSLDTGCVQAPSGMEAVGESDSAAAPMPANDLIPSVPDGMELVTIMPDAANDIPSDASAQTAAEAPVDEAATIEVGSQYPDVTETNTDAFPVVGTATLTNEPLLLEDIPASGAEPVAEADSRSLTGEDNQPLLLEDIPVPSQEPAVEEDTLPLMVEAAQPAEEILIESVQAAPVVDQQTEEALAPEQDSEVSESTDPVLELDPMITEIEEEPNIEALEVELQEQAQDEPVLDSTEVEVTPEAESADPDGSDEAEEEPLEIPETLSMEAEKDSVVNAEATESREKAYEEYLLAENGLSISEDDQDNQKSPSATADPVTIIDSSGDVQMEVDINNAKVWNELGNVYYNNGAIEDAVLAYAKSIELDRQFAWPYSNLALAYVQKDRFAEAILLYQRSIELFTSEKDKAIAWNRLGNVYRRMDDYENAISAYQRADELDPGNISLAVQSRYSLLGTLTPSQATVTS
- a CDS encoding tetratricopeptide repeat protein, with the protein product MINEFDPEVLLPEGLDDRIEGILREMELSIRWRRPCILFAIYGSEFVRQDVQSDLDNHFFDLGQKTIPLPISDSHNNIVQILDGFDDKAGSIFIVGGSHLVPGTQSAFFSNLNGLREFFIENNIRIIFWLTQNEIIKLARLAPDFWGLRAQVVEFTESPRRNHILTQTLESIWQGTGEYDDQIDDADEKISYRESLLTDLPAGGESSSIRANMLLTLGILHWRKGEYEKAESLLEEAIELSVKLDNKWLEAECLNARAFVYTGMGKVDHAIDSYKQAIRLLPNQIFAWNNLGNLCAKIGRNDEAIVTFSKAVECNPEDSIAWNGLGNVYQAIGYYDDAITSYRKSIQFTSTFAQPWNGLGDVYSIMGRMEDAIAAYERSINISRSYAEPWNGLAKIFLKQERYRDAIKAYQRILSINERDCRAWNQLGMAQLNTGDLASAEKSFRNAIRVDRTFGRSYNNLGVLFAKLDRVEEAITLLTKSLDFLNNEEERAEIWNELGELYRRVNKYDLAVQAYKNADLKNRGNQPHEIEAATAVTVSKTESDLVIAPPQLIEQKTAEETTPGFELRLNVVEPPAWLKVRESTAPEAGARETIKGVDMQPDAQTNMNEYELPMEKSGSESKVDAPAWNEIGNEHFRKGNYGEAIISYNKAVQKDPAFGMPYANMGLISLMQGRFSEAILLYNKSAQLLKTNTERAVVYNGLGNSYRAVGDYEKAAVCFRKAAELDPDRSGIQDRMGACQIGESSTSPAFWKELGLAFLENSSFNEALTSLNKAAELDPSDGWIHLNIGKALSFSGKYAEAIAPYARSLDHFKNNKEKAVAMNLMGNAYRKLNNYDKAIECFQRAVVLNDEGVNLVTRARFSLLSNCLAE